In the Funiculus sociatus GB2-C1 genome, AATCGTCGAAAAAGATTTGGTTTAAGGTTTAATCTGATTGCTGCTCTCTACAATTACGAGCTTTGCCTCCCCAAAATCAAATCTTCCTGAGCGACTTTTGCAAGAGGTCTATTAATTAATGACATCGCTTAACCTCTCCCCAATCCCGCTTCACCTCTGGCTCAACCTCTCCTATACGGACACGGAAAAGGAAGATTTTTTTACGGGACGGCTTTTAATTTTCCCTTTCCCGGAGTAGGGTTGCGGGGTTAGCTCGTTAGGTCGGTCTGATCGCAGAAGTATTGAGAAGTGGCAACAAAAAAAAAGGAGAGTCACTTGGGCGACTCTCCCGATCATCAGGGTGCATCTACTAAACAAAATATAGCAGTTGGGGGTGAGGGGTGTCACCCCCTATTTTGTTTTTTTGATAAATTTTTCTGATTTTTTGTGAAGCAGAGACAATTGAAAGTTCTCTTAAATCAGCAGCCAAAGGAATTGCAGCTATTTGTGACGAATTACAATGTCAATCGAGAATAGCAACGTGAAAAACGCGATCGCCTGTTGCATATCCGTTACATGGCGAAATATTCCCATTACAACTAACCCCTCCCGTGGACGGGGAGGGGTTGGGGTAGGGTTTAACTGTTCAACTTCTGTTGGATCAACTGGTTCGTCACCTTAGGATCTGCACGTCCACCAGTTTGCTTCATCACCTGTCCCACAAAGAAACCAAGTAGCTTGGTTTTACCGCTGCGATACTGTTCTAATTCTTTGGGGCTTGCTGCTATAACCGCATCGATAATTGTTTCAAGTTCGCCAGTGTCGGAGATTTGCACTAAACCTTTGCTTTCCACCAGCGCTTTCGCAGAACCGCCGTTAGTGAGTAGTTCTGGCAGAATTTCTTTGGCGATTTTGCCGCTGATGGTGCCATCTTCAATTAAGGAGATGAGTTCAGCTAGATTTTCGGGTTTCAGGGCAATTTCGGTGATGCTGAGTTTATTGTTGTTAGTGTAGGCTGTAATGTCACCCATCACCCAGTTAGCAGCTTGTTTGGGATTAGCTTTATGCTCAACAGCAGCTTCAAAATATTCTGCCACTGTGCGGTCTTCGGTAAGGACGCGGGTATCATAGGGAGATAAACCCAATTCGCTTTCATAGCGATCGCGTTTTTTGGCTGGCAGTTCCGGAAGTTGTGACTTCCACTGTTCCAGTTGTTCCGGGGAAACTTGGATAGGTGTCAAATCCGGTTCTGGGAAGTAGCGGTAATCGCTAGAGCCTTCCTTACTCCGCATACTGATAGTGCGTTGAGAGCCTTCTTCCCACAACCGCGTTTCTTGAGCAATTCTTTCGCCCGATTCGATGGCTTGAATTTGGCGGTCGATTTCGTACTCTATCGCCCGTTGAATGGCGTTAAAGGAGTTCATGTTCTTGATTTCGACTTTGGTGCCAAATTTTTCCTGACCAACTGGACGCACGGAGATATTCACGTCGCAGCGCAGGGAACCTTCTTGCATATTACCGTCGCTCACGCCAAGATAACGCAGAATCCGACGCAGTTCTTGGGCGTATTCTGCGGCTTCAACTCCCGAACGCATATCGGGTTCTGAGACAATTTCTACTAGAGGAACGCCTGTGCGGTTGTAGTCTACCAGGGAGTAGGTGGAGCCTGAGAGTCGTTCGCTACCCGCGTGAACCAATTTCCCCGCATCTTCTTCCATGTGCAGGCGCGTGATGCCGATTTTTTTGCGAATTGGTTTCCCTTCCGCATCAGTTAACTCTATCTCTAGATAACCGTGTTCGGCGATGGGCAAGTCGTACTGGGAAATTTGATAGTTTTTGGGTAGGTCGGGATAAAAATATTGCTTGCGGTCAAATTTGCTGTAGGGAGCGATGCAAGAGTTGAGAGCCAGTCCAGCTTTGACTGCGTACTCTAGCACCTTTTGATCCAGCACTGGTAATACCCCAGGCATTCCCATACATACCGGACAGACATTCTGATTGGGTGTTGCACCAAATTCGGTGGAGCAATTGCAGAATATCTTGGTTTGGGTACTCAGTTGACAATGGGTTTCCAGACCGATGATGGCTTCGTATTGAGTTTTTACCGGAGCAGCAGTCGTCATAGTAGCTCTTTAAGCGATCGCAACTTTTGCAACTATATTTGCTCTATTTTAGCTTTCTCTTGACCTTTGCTGTCCTCGTTTCAATCAAAAATGACCTCTGGATTCATTTCTGGTGGGGTTTTCCAATTTATTCCGTACTTCTGGTTTAAAATGCGTTTCTTCTCTGCCCAGAACATATGACTAAAACCTATCTCTCTTGGATACTCAGCCAGGTTTTCGTCTGCTTCTTGCCCTGCGGCTTCTATTATTCTTCTGTATCTGGGGTCATATTCTTTTAAATCAGACTTAATATTTCCCGGAACGTTCACCAAGTTTAACCTAACCTGAACTTCCCTAATTAGCCTGGGAAAAACCAACGTTAAATATTCCTCCCGGTTCTGCAATTCTTCAAAGGCAGCGGCAGCTTGTGCT is a window encoding:
- the gatB gene encoding Asp-tRNA(Asn)/Glu-tRNA(Gln) amidotransferase subunit GatB, which encodes MTTAAPVKTQYEAIIGLETHCQLSTQTKIFCNCSTEFGATPNQNVCPVCMGMPGVLPVLDQKVLEYAVKAGLALNSCIAPYSKFDRKQYFYPDLPKNYQISQYDLPIAEHGYLEIELTDAEGKPIRKKIGITRLHMEEDAGKLVHAGSERLSGSTYSLVDYNRTGVPLVEIVSEPDMRSGVEAAEYAQELRRILRYLGVSDGNMQEGSLRCDVNISVRPVGQEKFGTKVEIKNMNSFNAIQRAIEYEIDRQIQAIESGERIAQETRLWEEGSQRTISMRSKEGSSDYRYFPEPDLTPIQVSPEQLEQWKSQLPELPAKKRDRYESELGLSPYDTRVLTEDRTVAEYFEAAVEHKANPKQAANWVMGDITAYTNNNKLSITEIALKPENLAELISLIEDGTISGKIAKEILPELLTNGGSAKALVESKGLVQISDTGELETIIDAVIAASPKELEQYRSGKTKLLGFFVGQVMKQTGGRADPKVTNQLIQQKLNS